From the genome of Vicia villosa cultivar HV-30 ecotype Madison, WI linkage group LG2, Vvil1.0, whole genome shotgun sequence, one region includes:
- the LOC131646999 gene encoding uncharacterized protein LOC131646999, which yields MAGGWVKSLQCKSKAFEDVYNPNTKNRIHNTSCKMSVQNIKDVVVETTKHKPKPKPKPKKPLQKHHSSRYPTSSTKPDFESESTMNRSRSTNATTATTTSRHQPAPDPRFSSLTELTEGHPSRNVVEIIFHTSWGPKPFSGRVEMIFKVHNGSRTVSRFEEYRESVKARSGSGSVNSDSEDNHEENARCVADGNEVMRFHCLGPTSGGGPYGGASVGLFPGGKGTAICTFSGSSGAHESSGCGRGRRAMLVCRVIAGRVSKQAGFMDSLLDGRVGFDSVSGDNGELLVFDSRAVLPCFLIIYKL from the coding sequence ATGGCTGGTGGTTGGGTCAAATCATTGCAATGCAAATCCAAAGCTTTTGAAGATGTTTACAATCCAAACACGAAAAACAGAATACACAACACAAGCTGTAAAATGAGTGTTCAGAACATCAAAGATGTTGTTGTTGAAACAACAAAACACAAAcccaaaccaaaaccaaaacccaAAAAACCGCTTCAAAAACATCATAGTTCAAGATATCCAACTTCCTCCACCAAACCCGATTTCGAATCCGAATCCACCATGAACCGTTCACGTAGCACAAACGCAACCACAGCCACAACCACCAGCCGTCACCAACCGGCGCCGGACCCACGTTTCTCTTCTCTCACAGAGCTTACAGAAGGTCATCCTTCACGCAACGTGGTGGAGATAATCTTCCACACTAGCTGGGGGCCGAAACCGTTTTCGGGTCGGGTTGAAATGATTTTCAAGGTTCACAACGGTTCGCGAACGGTTTCACGGTTCGAGGAGTATCGTGAATCGGTGAAAGCCCGGTCCGGTTCCGGTTCAGTTAACTCGGATTCAGAGGATAATCATGAGGAGAATGCGCGGTGTGTTGCGGATGGGAACGAAGTGATGAGGTTTCATTGTTTGGGTCCCACTTCTGGCGGTGGTCCCTACGGTGGAGCTAGTGTGGGGCTGTTTCCAGGTGGGAAAGGTACGGCGATCTGCACATTTTCCGGCAGCAGTGGGGCGCATGAGAGCTCTGGTTGTGGTAGGGGAAGAAGGGCGATGTTGGTTTGTCGGGTCATAGCGGGTCGGGTTTCGAAGCAAGCCGGGTTTATGGATTCGTTGTTGGATGGGCGAGTTGGGTTTGACTCGGTGAGTGGGGACAACGGCGAGTTATTAGTTTTTGACTCGCGTGCTGTGTTACCTTGTTTTCTTATCATttataaattgtaa
- the LOC131650268 gene encoding uncharacterized protein LOC131650268 produces the protein MALGGVLRQNGQVVAYTLRQLKILERNHPTHDLELATLMFVLEIWRHYLYGSSKVNIIADALSQKSCFEIRESQKLNVALVNHLSSINQSEDEDFRIDENGILKYQNRVYVPDAPELKTMILEESHRAFQKSEIKHHKPYRDMYPLDILERKWDNVFTDFVIGLLNTPKGSCAILVIVDRLTKSTHFILTKIEFSLQKLAEIYFSVAVKLHVSQLRKYILGPSHVIQKDDVQVRDNLTNEASPMRIEDREVKQLIGKETALVKVFGRGPAKGSMTWELESRINKSYAKLFSPEFESE, from the exons ATGGCTTTAGGTGGAGTACTTAGGCAAAATGGTCAGGTGGTAGCTTATACTTTACGACAACTGAAGATTCTTGAGAGGAACCACCCTacccatgatttagagttagcgaCTTTAATGTTTGTTCTGGAGATATGgagacactatttgtatggttcaag TAAAGTCAATATTATAGCAGATGCTTTGAGTCAGAAATCTTGCTTTGAGATCAGAGAGAGTCAGAAGCTGAATGTGGCTTTGGTTAATCATTTGTCATCAATTAACCAAAGTGAGGATGAAGACTttagaattgatgagaatggaaTCTTAAAGTATCAGAATAGAGTTTATGTACCTGATGCGCCAGAACTTAAGACGATGATTTTGGAGGAAAGTCATAGAG CTTTCCAGAAGTCAGAGATTAAGCATCATAAGCCATATAGAGATATGTACCCATTGGATATTCTTGAACGAAAATGGGACAATGTCTTTACGGATTTCGTGATTGGATTGCTAAATACTCCTAAGGGAAGTTGTGCAATTTTGGTGATTGTGGATAGGCTGACTAAATCGACTCATTTCATTCTGACTAAGATTGAATTTTCATTGCAAAAGCTGGCTGAGATCTATTTTAGTGTGGctgtgaagttgcatg TATCCCAGCTTCGAAAGTACATTCTCGGTCCATCTCATGTAATCCAAaaggatgatgtgcaagtgagagataacTTAACTAATGAGGCAtcacctatgaggattgaggatcgagaAGTGAAGCAACTCATAGGTAAAGAGACTGCTCTTGTGAAGGTTTTTGGGAGAGGACCTGCTAAAGGGAGCATGacgtgggagctagagagccGGATAAATAAGTCTTATGCGAAGTTATTTTCACCAG AGTTTGAGAgtgaataa